One window of Chloroflexus aggregans DSM 9485 genomic DNA carries:
- a CDS encoding 2-hydroxyacid dehydrogenase, which produces MKIKPPIFVTRRLPDPAMAILAEHCTVSWWDQVEMPIPRDELLRGVAAAEGLLCLITDRIDAEVIAAAPRLCAVSIMAVGYDNIDRAALAARGITLTNTPDVLTETTADLAWALLLAAARRVVEGHKLIERGEWGPWHPLQMVGQDIYGRVLGVVGAGRIGQAVLRRGRGFGMRLIYHNRRPNPILAAELGAEYRPLNDLLAESDAVVVTAPLTDETRGMFGSAQFALMKPASIFVNVARGPLVREDELVAALRAGRPWAAGLDVFDREPIGPDHPLLALPNVVLTPHIGSASVATRVRMATLAAENLVAVLSGRATPHIVK; this is translated from the coding sequence ATGAAGATAAAACCACCCATCTTTGTCACCCGTCGATTACCCGATCCGGCGATGGCAATCCTCGCCGAACACTGTACTGTCTCGTGGTGGGATCAGGTTGAGATGCCCATCCCGCGCGACGAGTTACTGCGTGGTGTTGCTGCTGCTGAAGGGTTGCTCTGCCTGATTACTGACCGCATCGACGCTGAAGTGATCGCTGCGGCGCCGCGTCTGTGCGCCGTGTCGATCATGGCGGTTGGCTATGACAACATTGACCGCGCAGCGCTGGCGGCGCGTGGGATTACCCTCACTAATACGCCTGATGTACTGACCGAAACTACCGCCGATCTGGCGTGGGCGTTGTTGTTAGCTGCGGCCCGTCGCGTTGTGGAGGGCCACAAACTGATCGAGCGCGGTGAGTGGGGGCCGTGGCACCCGTTGCAGATGGTTGGGCAAGACATCTATGGCCGGGTGTTGGGGGTGGTTGGCGCGGGCCGGATTGGGCAAGCGGTCTTGCGCCGGGGACGCGGCTTTGGTATGCGACTGATCTACCATAACCGTCGGCCTAACCCTATCCTTGCCGCCGAGTTGGGGGCTGAATATCGTCCACTGAACGATCTCCTGGCCGAAAGTGATGCGGTGGTGGTTACGGCTCCGCTTACCGATGAGACGCGTGGTATGTTTGGGTCTGCTCAGTTTGCGCTGATGAAACCGGCCAGCATTTTTGTGAATGTCGCTCGCGGACCGCTTGTGCGCGAAGATGAGCTGGTCGCTGCGCTGCGTGCCGGTCGTCCGTGGGCCGCCGGTCTCGATGTCTTTGATCGCGAGCCGATCGGGCCGGATCACCCGCTGCTTGCCTTGCCGAACGTGGTGCTCACTCCCCACATCGGCAGCGCGAGTGTCGCGACTCGTGTGCGTATGGCGACGCTTGCTGCCGAGAATCTGGTGGCGGTATTGAGCGGGCGTGCTACGCCGCACATCGTCAAGTAG
- the recD2 gene encoding SF1B family DNA helicase RecD2, with protein MPQLDGILERITFQSESDGYTVARLRPTGKHSTITIVGKLLGVRPGEHLILEGEWRDHPIHGRQFSVQSYRSYLPATIDGIRRYLGSGLIKGVGPAMAKRITETFGKYTLDVLDREPERLSEVPGLGRKKAALIAAAWREQQRIKDLMILLQDFGLPTGIAVRIYKHYGDDALSIVQHEPYRLADEVDGVGFRTADTIAVGLGIARDDPRRIAAGLRYALGQASNAGHCYLPRLELIERAAALLTVSQAQVVAVLDTLLANNLLWRDTVVTATDPDLQPIYLPPLAFAEIGVANAIRRFLAQRTALAERYASSRWEKVFAHLAERRGLLLSPQQQQAVRTALTTPVMLLTGGPGTGKTTSLRALVILLLARGYRPLLAAPTGRAARRLSEATGVEARTIHRLLEYGADGSFRRNAEYPLECDLLVIDEASMLDVVLANQLLKAVQPDTHLLIVGDADQLPSVGPGRVLGDLIDSGIVPRIHLDAIFRQAAGSGIATNARRINDGLLPDWGGHDDFYFFAAETPERCAELVVELVVERIPRRFGYDPRRDIQVLSPTHKGVAGVAALNTALQAALNPPRPGVAEYHRGDTIFRVGDRVIQQRNDYERDVYNGDTGEVIAIDATAPTVVVRFEDGRAIRYSSLDLDDLTLAYALSVHKSQGSEYPVVVLPLLLQHQPLLQRNLLYTAVTRARQLVVIVGDRRAVAAAVAAAEVERRYTGLSVRLRE; from the coding sequence ATGCCGCAACTTGATGGCATCCTCGAACGGATTACTTTTCAGAGTGAGAGCGACGGTTACACCGTTGCGCGCTTACGCCCGACCGGTAAACACAGTACCATCACGATTGTCGGTAAATTGCTCGGTGTTCGACCCGGCGAGCACCTGATCCTAGAGGGTGAGTGGCGTGATCACCCAATCCATGGACGCCAGTTTAGTGTGCAGTCCTACAGGAGCTATCTCCCGGCTACGATTGACGGTATTCGCCGTTATTTGGGGAGTGGGTTGATCAAAGGGGTGGGTCCGGCGATGGCGAAACGCATCACCGAAACGTTCGGCAAATACACCCTCGATGTCCTTGACCGCGAACCAGAACGGCTAAGCGAAGTACCGGGTTTGGGGCGTAAGAAGGCAGCATTGATCGCCGCGGCATGGCGAGAGCAACAGCGGATCAAAGACCTGATGATCCTCTTGCAAGACTTTGGTTTACCGACCGGGATCGCGGTACGTATCTACAAGCATTACGGTGATGATGCACTGAGTATTGTCCAACACGAGCCGTATCGGTTGGCAGATGAAGTTGATGGAGTGGGGTTTCGTACCGCCGACACCATCGCCGTCGGTCTCGGCATTGCTCGCGACGACCCACGCCGGATTGCGGCTGGGTTGCGCTATGCTTTGGGGCAAGCTTCCAATGCAGGGCACTGTTATCTGCCCCGGCTAGAACTCATCGAGCGTGCCGCTGCACTTCTGACGGTGTCGCAGGCGCAGGTGGTGGCGGTGCTTGACACATTGTTGGCGAATAACCTGTTGTGGCGCGATACGGTCGTCACCGCTACCGATCCGGATCTCCAGCCGATCTACCTCCCACCGTTAGCATTTGCCGAAATCGGTGTCGCGAACGCGATCCGTCGTTTCCTGGCGCAGCGCACAGCACTGGCTGAACGCTACGCCTCTAGTCGATGGGAAAAAGTCTTTGCCCATCTCGCCGAACGGCGGGGCTTGCTGCTCAGTCCTCAGCAACAGCAAGCGGTGCGCACCGCGTTAACAACACCGGTGATGCTCCTCACCGGCGGACCGGGCACCGGCAAAACCACCAGCTTGCGTGCGCTCGTGATCTTACTTCTCGCCCGTGGCTACCGCCCGTTACTGGCCGCACCAACCGGACGGGCTGCCCGTCGGTTGAGTGAAGCCACCGGGGTCGAAGCGCGCACCATCCACCGGCTGTTGGAATATGGCGCTGACGGTTCATTTCGTCGGAATGCCGAATACCCGCTCGAGTGCGATCTGCTGGTCATTGACGAAGCGAGTATGCTCGACGTAGTACTGGCCAATCAACTACTGAAAGCGGTGCAACCCGATACACACCTTCTCATCGTCGGCGACGCCGACCAACTACCGAGCGTCGGGCCGGGCCGTGTGCTCGGCGATCTGATTGACAGCGGCATAGTGCCGCGTATCCATCTCGACGCCATCTTCCGCCAAGCTGCCGGCAGCGGCATTGCGACTAACGCGCGACGCATCAACGACGGCCTGCTGCCAGACTGGGGCGGGCACGATGACTTCTACTTCTTTGCTGCCGAGACACCCGAACGCTGCGCTGAACTCGTTGTCGAACTGGTGGTCGAACGCATCCCGCGCCGGTTCGGGTATGACCCGCGACGCGACATTCAAGTACTCAGCCCAACCCATAAAGGGGTTGCCGGTGTAGCCGCACTCAACACCGCGCTGCAAGCTGCACTCAACCCGCCGCGCCCCGGCGTGGCTGAATATCACCGTGGTGATACCATCTTTCGGGTCGGTGACCGCGTCATTCAACAGCGCAACGACTACGAGCGCGATGTCTATAACGGCGACACCGGTGAAGTGATTGCCATCGACGCCACAGCGCCGACCGTGGTGGTGCGGTTTGAAGATGGGCGCGCTATCCGGTACAGCAGCCTCGACCTTGACGACCTCACCCTCGCTTACGCACTCAGCGTGCATAAAAGTCAGGGCAGTGAGTATCCGGTGGTGGTGCTGCCGCTCTTGCTCCAACATCAACCGTTGCTGCAACGCAACCTGCTTTACACCGCCGTCACCCGCGCCCGCCAGCTTGTGGTCATCGTTGGCGACCGGCGCGCCGTCGCTGCCGCCGTTGCCGCCGCTGAAGTCGAACGGCGTTACACCGGCCTCAGTGTGCGGCTACGCGAGTAG
- a CDS encoding LutC/YkgG family protein: MSREQILANLRTSLNANRPWLLAEAERMPHEPPPFVLPAQDDLVGQFIDELTRLEGKAYRVGSADAALAIVDRLIEETQATSVIGWDLDQIGLPGLPELLTARGVKLAVADVRGEGRKNRFQELEPIPVCLSGAELVIAESGTLLLRHGPGRPRIASLLAPCHIAVVFRHQVVRGLGEALALLAQRYGDDIFGSTSNLTFITGPSRTADIEMTLSLGIHGPPQIHVIVVEN; this comes from the coding sequence ATGAGTCGTGAACAGATTCTCGCCAATCTCCGCACCAGTCTCAACGCCAACCGGCCTTGGCTGTTGGCTGAAGCTGAACGAATGCCGCACGAACCACCACCGTTTGTGTTGCCGGCCCAAGATGATCTTGTTGGTCAGTTTATCGATGAACTAACCAGGCTTGAGGGGAAGGCATATCGGGTAGGGAGTGCTGATGCGGCGTTAGCGATTGTTGACCGCTTGATCGAAGAGACGCAGGCGACGAGTGTAATCGGCTGGGATCTCGACCAGATAGGTCTACCCGGCTTGCCTGAATTGTTGACCGCACGTGGCGTGAAGCTGGCGGTGGCTGATGTACGTGGTGAAGGGCGCAAGAACCGTTTCCAAGAGCTAGAACCGATCCCCGTCTGTTTGTCGGGAGCAGAGTTGGTGATTGCCGAGAGCGGTACACTGCTCTTGCGTCACGGTCCCGGTAGACCACGCATTGCTTCGTTGTTGGCGCCATGCCATATTGCCGTTGTGTTTCGACACCAAGTGGTGCGCGGTCTTGGTGAGGCGCTGGCCCTGTTGGCGCAACGCTATGGCGATGATATTTTTGGCTCAACGAGTAACCTGACCTTCATCACTGGACCCTCGCGTACCGCTGATATCGAGATGACACTCTCGCTCGGTATTCATGGCCCGCCACAGATTCATGTGATTGTGGTGGAGAATTAA
- a CDS encoding nucleotidyltransferase family protein, whose protein sequence is MQRCGLFDSFVRNESQTGSDVDILVQFEPDQKTFAYFMQLALFLEDLFDRKVDLMTVEALSPYIGPHILREVEYVSIGA, encoded by the coding sequence GTGCAGCGTTGCGGACTGTTTGACTCCTTTGTGCGGAATGAGTCGCAGACAGGGAGTGATGTCGATATTTTGGTCCAATTCGAGCCAGATCAGAAAACGTTTGCTTATTTCATGCAGCTTGCATTGTTCCTTGAAGATCTATTTGACCGTAAGGTCGATTTGATGACGGTTGAAGCATTAAGCCCATATATTGGCCCGCATATTCTCCGTGAGGTTGAATATGTCTCGATCGGTGCGTGA